A portion of the Jaculus jaculus isolate mJacJac1 chromosome 5, mJacJac1.mat.Y.cur, whole genome shotgun sequence genome contains these proteins:
- the Thpo gene encoding thrombopoietin isoform X1 — MELTDLLLVVLLLLTARLTLSSTAPPACDPRLLNKLLRDSHVLHGRLSHCPDVNPLSTPVLLPAVDFSLGEWKTQTEQTKAQDILGAVTLLLDGVMAARRQLEPTCLSSLLGQLSAQVRLLLGALQGLIGTQLPPQGRTIAHKDPKAIFLSFQQLLRGKVRFLLVVEGPTLCVRRALPTTAVPSSTSLLLLTLTKLPNRTSGLLETDFGISARTTGPGLLNRLQGFKAKIPGLFNQTSRFQDQILGYPNRTHGPLNGTHGLFTGASPGTLKVPDSPPGTLDTGSLTLSLQTGYSPTPTNPPAGQYTLFYPSPTLPTLGAPPQLRHHPLFPDPSTIMPNSTGPLPTTA; from the exons ATGGAGCTGACTG ATCTGCTCCTCGTGGTCCTACTTCTCCTAACTGCAAGACTAACTCTGTCCAGCACGGCTCCTCCTGCCTGTGACCCTCGACTCCTAAATAAACTGCTGCGTGACTCCCATGTCCTTCACGGCCGACTG AGCCACTGCCCAGACGTCAACCCTTTGTCCACACCTGTCCTGCTGCCAGCTGTGGACTTTAGCCTGGGAGAATGGAAAACCCAGACG GAGCAGACCAAGGCACAGGACATTCTTGGAGCAGTAACTCTTCTACTGGATGGAGTGATGGCAGCAAGGAGACAGCTGGAACCTACCTGCCTCTCGTCCCTCCTAGGACAGCTGTCTGCACAGGTCCGCCTCCTGCTTGGGGCCCTACAGGGCCTCATTGGAACCCAG CTTCCTCCACAGGGCAGGACCATAGCTCACAAGGATCCCAAGGCCATCTTCCTGAGCTTCCAACAACTGCTCCGAGGAAAGGTGCGCTTCCTGCTGGTTGTAGAAGGTCCCACTCTGTGTGTCAGGCGGGCCCTGCCCACCACAGCTGTCCCAAGCAGCACCTCTCTACTCCTCCTCACACTGACCAAGCTCCCAAACAGAACATCTGGATTGTTGGAGACAGACTTCGGTATCTCAGCCAGAACTACTGGCCCCGGACTTCTGAACAGGCTACAGGGATTCAAAGCCAAGATTCCTGGTCTGTTCAATCAAACCTCCAGGTTCCAAGACCAAATCCTGGGATACCCAAACAGGACCCACGGACCCTTGAATGGAACTCATGGACTCTTTACTGGAGCCTCACCCGGGACCCTAAAAGTCCCAGACAGCCCACCAGGAACTTTGGACACAGGCTCCCTGACACTCAGCCTCCAGACTGGATATTCTCCTACCCCAACCAATCCTCCTGCTGGACAGTACACACTCTTCTACCCTTCACCCACCTTGCCCACTCTTGGAGCTCCACCACAGCTCAGGCACCACCCCCTGTTTCCTGACCCTTCGACTATCATGCCCAACTCTACTGGTCCCCTTCCAACCACAGCATAG
- the Chrd gene encoding chordin isoform X2: MPSLPAPPARLLLRGLLLLLLGSRPAGGAGPDSPALPIRSEKEPLPVRGAAGCFFGGKVYALDETWHPDLGEPFGVMRCVLCACEAPQWGRRGRGPGRVSCKNIKPQCPTLACRQPRQLPGHCCQTCSQERSNQERHSLGLSSEYPRDPEHRSYSDRRVLGAGERMRTDSHTDFVALLTGPRSPAVARVRVSLLRSSLRFSISYQQLDRPSRVRFSDSSGSVLFEHPAVPTQDGLVCGVWRAMPRLSLRLLRAEQLHVALVTSTHPSGEVWGPLIRHRALAAETFSAILTVDSTRQHGVGGIALLTLSDTEDSLHFLLLFRGMLEPKDGAIAGPTQVPLKLRVLHRGQLLRELQASASAQDPGFAEVLPSLTDQEMDWLVLGELQMVLERVDEPELRISGHVAARQSCDVLQSVLCGADALIPVQTGAAGSASLTLLGNGSLIYQVQVVGTGSEVVAMTLETKPQQKNQRTVLCHMVGLQPGRHMVVGVCPGLGARGAHMLLQNELFLNVGTKDFPDGELRGHVAALSYSGHSALHDTLPVPLAGALILPPVRSQAAGHAWLSLDTHCHLHYEVLLAGLGGSEQGTVTAHLLGPPGVPGPRRLLKGFYGSEAQGVVKDLEPELLRHLEHGTASLLITTKNSPRGELRGQVHVANQCEAGGLRLAAEGSQAPGAPSAVAAVLPAPPAGPGPDIPAPAKASGPGRPRDPNTCFFEGQLRPHGARWAPNYDPLCSLCTCQRRTVICDPVVCPPPSCQHPVQALDQCCPVCPEKQDVRDLPGLPRSTEPGEGCYFDGDRSWRAAGTRWHPIVPPFGLIKCAVCTCKGGTGEVHCEKVQCPRLACAQPVRANPTDCCKQCPAGSGAHAQLGDPMQADGPRGCRFAGQWFPESQSWHPSVPPFGEMSCITCRCGAGVPHCERDDCPLPPSCDSGKESRCCSHCTVQQSPEIKTTPELEKEAESS; the protein is encoded by the exons ATGCCGAGCCTCCCGGCCCCGCCGGCCCGGCTGCTCCTCCgcgggctgctgctgctgctgctcggcTCCCGGCCGGCCGGTGGCGCCGGCCCCGACTCCCCAGCGCTGCCCATCCGTTCCGAGAAGGAGCCGCTGCCCGTGCGGGGAGCGGCAG GCTGCTTCTTCGGTGGAAAGGTCTATGCCTTGGACGAGACGTGGCACCCGGACCTGGGGGAACCCTTCGGGGTGATGCGCTGCGTGCTGTGCGCCTGTGAGGCG CCTCAGTGGGGTCGCCGCGGGAGGGGCCCTGGCAGGGTCAGCTGCAAGAACATCAAACCCCAGTGCCCCACCCTGGCCTGCAGGCAGCCGCGCCAGCTGCCTGGACACTGCTGCCAGACCTGCTCCCAGG AACGCAGCAACCAGGAGCGGCATTCGCTGGGCCTGTCCTCCGAGTATCCGAGGGACCCAGAGCACCGCAGTTATAGCGACCGCagggtgctgggtgctggggagcgGATGCGAACGGATAGCCACACGG ACTTTGTGGCACTGCTGACAGGGCCCAGGTCCCCGGCAGTGGCCCGGGTTCGAGTCTCGCTGCTGCGCTCTAGTCTCCGCTTCTCCATCTCctaccagca GCTTGATCGCCCCAGCAGGGTCCGGTTCTCAGACTCCTCCGGTAGCGTATTGTTTGAACACCCGGCAGTTCCCACCCAAGATGGCTTG GTCTGTGGGGTATGGCGAGCAATGCCTCGACTGTCTTTGCGGCTCCTTAGGGCAGAGCAGCTACATGTAGCCCTTGTGACATCCACTCACCCTTCAGGAGAGGTCTGGGGGCCTCTTATTCGGCACCGGGCCCTGGCAGCAG AGACCTTTAGTGCCATTTTGACTGTGGACAGCACACGGCAGCACGGTGTTGGAGGCATTGCCCTGCTCACCCTCAGTGACACGGAAGACTCCTTACACTTTCTGCTGCTCTTCCGGGGGATGCTGGAACCCAAGGACGGAG CCATTGCAGGACCCACCCAGGTTCCCTTGAAGCTTCGGGTCCTTCACCGGGGACAGCTACTTCGGGAGCTTCAGGCCAGTGCCTCAGCCCAG GACCCAGGCTTTGCTGAGGTGCTCCCTAGCCTCACAGACCAAGAGATGGACTGGCTGGTGCTGGGGGAGCTGCAGATGGTCCTGGAGAGGGTAGATGAGCCAGAGCTGCGCATCAGTGGACACGTTGCTGCCAGGCAGAGCTGTGATG TGCTGCAAAGTGTCCTGTGTGGAGCTGATGCCCTGATCCCAGTCCAGACAGGTGCTGCAGGCTCAGCCAGCCTCACACTGCTGGGAAATGGCTCCCTGATCTACCAG GTGCAAGTGGTAGGCACAGGTAGTGAGGTGGTGGCTATGACACTGGAGACCAAACCCCAGCAGAAGAACCAGCGTACTGTCCTGTGCCACATGGTGGGACTCCAGCCAGGAAGACACATG GTTGTGGGTGTCTGCCCTGGGCTTGGTGCCCGAGGGGCTCATATGCTGCTGCAGAATGAGCTGTTCCTGAATGTGGGCACCAAGGACTTCCCAGATGGAGAGCTTCGAGGGCATGTGGCTGCCCTTTCTTATAGTGGGCATAGTGCCCTCCATGATA CATTACCCGTGCCCCTGGCAGGAGCCCTGATACTGCCCCCTGTGCGGAGTCAGGCAGCCGGGCATGCCTGGCTCTCCCTGGACACTCACTGCCACTTGCATTATGAGGTGCTgctggctgggcttggtggctcagaACAGGGCACTGTCACCGCTCACCTCCTTGGGCCTCCTGGGGTGCCAGGGCCACGACGGCTGCTGAAGGGATTCTATggctcagag GCCCAGGGTGTGGTAAAGGACCTGGAGCCTGAGCTGCTGCGGCACTTGGAACATGGCACCGCCTCCTTGTTGATCACCACCAAGAACAGCCCCAGAGGGGAGCTGCGTGGGCAG GTGCATGTTGCCAACCAGTGTGAGGCGGGCGGCCTACGCTTGGCTGCTGAGGGAAGCCAGGCCCCAGGGGCTCCAAGTGCAGTGGCAGCCGTGTTACCTGCTCCGCCTGCTGGGCCAGGCCCTGACATCCCAGCACCAGCCAAAGCCAGTGGCCCTGGGAGGCCCCGAGATCCTAACACATGTTTCTTCGAGGGGCAGCTGCGTCCCCATGGAGCTCGCTGGGCACCCAACTATGATCCACTCTGCTCACTGTGCACCTGCCAG AGACGAACTGTGATTTGTGATCCTGTCGTGTGCCCACCGCCAAGCTGCCAGCACCCGGTGCAGGCACTGGATCAATGCTGCCCTGTGTGTCCAG AGAAACAAGATGTCAGAGACTTGCCAGGACTACCAAGGAGCACAGAGCCAGGAGAGG GCTGCTATTTTGATGGTGACCGGAGCTGGCGGGCAGCGGGTACTCGGTGGCACCCCATCGTGCCCCCCTTTGGCTTAATTAAGTGTGCTGTCTGCACCTGCAAG GGGGGCACTGGAGAGGTGCACTGTGAGAAGGTGCAGTGTCCCCGGCTAGCCTGTGCCCAGCCTGTCCGTGCCAACCCCACTGACTGCTGCAAACAGTGTCCAG CAGGGTCTGGGGCTCATGCCCAGCTGGGGGACCCCATGCAGGCTGATGGGCCCCGGGGCTGCCGCTTTGCTGGGCAGTGGTTCCCGGAGAGCCAGAGCTGGCACCCGTCAGTACCCCCCTTTGGGGAAATGAGCTGTATCACCTGTAGATGTGGA GCAGGGGTGCCCCACTGTGAGCGGGATGACTGTCCATTGCCACCATCCTGTGACTCTGGGAAGGAGAGTCGATGCTGCTCCCACTGCACAGTCCAGCAGT CCCCCGAGATTAAGACCACTCCAGAGctggaaaaagaagcagaaagctcCTAA
- the Thpo gene encoding thrombopoietin isoform X2: MELTDLLLVVLLLLTARLTLSSTAPPACDPRLLNKLLRDSHVLHGRLSHCPDVNPLSTPVLLPAVDFSLGEWKTQTEQTKAQDILGAVTLLLDGVMAARRQLEPTCLSSLLGQLSAQVRLLLGALQGLIGTQGRTIAHKDPKAIFLSFQQLLRGKVRFLLVVEGPTLCVRRALPTTAVPSSTSLLLLTLTKLPNRTSGLLETDFGISARTTGPGLLNRLQGFKAKIPGLFNQTSRFQDQILGYPNRTHGPLNGTHGLFTGASPGTLKVPDSPPGTLDTGSLTLSLQTGYSPTPTNPPAGQYTLFYPSPTLPTLGAPPQLRHHPLFPDPSTIMPNSTGPLPTTA, from the exons ATGGAGCTGACTG ATCTGCTCCTCGTGGTCCTACTTCTCCTAACTGCAAGACTAACTCTGTCCAGCACGGCTCCTCCTGCCTGTGACCCTCGACTCCTAAATAAACTGCTGCGTGACTCCCATGTCCTTCACGGCCGACTG AGCCACTGCCCAGACGTCAACCCTTTGTCCACACCTGTCCTGCTGCCAGCTGTGGACTTTAGCCTGGGAGAATGGAAAACCCAGACG GAGCAGACCAAGGCACAGGACATTCTTGGAGCAGTAACTCTTCTACTGGATGGAGTGATGGCAGCAAGGAGACAGCTGGAACCTACCTGCCTCTCGTCCCTCCTAGGACAGCTGTCTGCACAGGTCCGCCTCCTGCTTGGGGCCCTACAGGGCCTCATTGGAACCCAG GGCAGGACCATAGCTCACAAGGATCCCAAGGCCATCTTCCTGAGCTTCCAACAACTGCTCCGAGGAAAGGTGCGCTTCCTGCTGGTTGTAGAAGGTCCCACTCTGTGTGTCAGGCGGGCCCTGCCCACCACAGCTGTCCCAAGCAGCACCTCTCTACTCCTCCTCACACTGACCAAGCTCCCAAACAGAACATCTGGATTGTTGGAGACAGACTTCGGTATCTCAGCCAGAACTACTGGCCCCGGACTTCTGAACAGGCTACAGGGATTCAAAGCCAAGATTCCTGGTCTGTTCAATCAAACCTCCAGGTTCCAAGACCAAATCCTGGGATACCCAAACAGGACCCACGGACCCTTGAATGGAACTCATGGACTCTTTACTGGAGCCTCACCCGGGACCCTAAAAGTCCCAGACAGCCCACCAGGAACTTTGGACACAGGCTCCCTGACACTCAGCCTCCAGACTGGATATTCTCCTACCCCAACCAATCCTCCTGCTGGACAGTACACACTCTTCTACCCTTCACCCACCTTGCCCACTCTTGGAGCTCCACCACAGCTCAGGCACCACCCCCTGTTTCCTGACCCTTCGACTATCATGCCCAACTCTACTGGTCCCCTTCCAACCACAGCATAG
- the Thpo gene encoding thrombopoietin isoform X3 → MELTDLLLVVLLLLTARLTLSSTAPPACDPRLLNKLLRDSHVLHGRLSHCPDVNPLSTPVLLPAVDFSLGEWKTQTEQTKAQDILGAVTLLLDGVMAARRQLEPTCLSSLLGQLSAQVRLLLGALQGLIGTQDHSSQGSQGHLPELPTTAPRKGALPAGCRRSHSVCQAGPAHHSCPKQHLSTPPHTDQAPKQNIWIVGDRLRYLSQNYWPRTSEQATGIQSQDSWSVQSNLQVPRPNPGIPKQDPRTLEWNSWTLYWSLTRDPKSPRQPTRNFGHRLPDTQPPDWIFSYPNQSSCWTVHTLLPFTHLAHSWSSTTAQAPPPVS, encoded by the exons ATGGAGCTGACTG ATCTGCTCCTCGTGGTCCTACTTCTCCTAACTGCAAGACTAACTCTGTCCAGCACGGCTCCTCCTGCCTGTGACCCTCGACTCCTAAATAAACTGCTGCGTGACTCCCATGTCCTTCACGGCCGACTG AGCCACTGCCCAGACGTCAACCCTTTGTCCACACCTGTCCTGCTGCCAGCTGTGGACTTTAGCCTGGGAGAATGGAAAACCCAGACG GAGCAGACCAAGGCACAGGACATTCTTGGAGCAGTAACTCTTCTACTGGATGGAGTGATGGCAGCAAGGAGACAGCTGGAACCTACCTGCCTCTCGTCCCTCCTAGGACAGCTGTCTGCACAGGTCCGCCTCCTGCTTGGGGCCCTACAGGGCCTCATTGGAACCCAG GACCATAGCTCACAAGGATCCCAAGGCCATCTTCCTGAGCTTCCAACAACTGCTCCGAGGAAAGGTGCGCTTCCTGCTGGTTGTAGAAGGTCCCACTCTGTGTGTCAGGCGGGCCCTGCCCACCACAGCTGTCCCAAGCAGCACCTCTCTACTCCTCCTCACACTGACCAAGCTCCCAAACAGAACATCTGGATTGTTGGAGACAGACTTCGGTATCTCAGCCAGAACTACTGGCCCCGGACTTCTGAACAGGCTACAGGGATTCAAAGCCAAGATTCCTGGTCTGTTCAATCAAACCTCCAGGTTCCAAGACCAAATCCTGGGATACCCAAACAGGACCCACGGACCCTTGAATGGAACTCATGGACTCTTTACTGGAGCCTCACCCGGGACCCTAAAAGTCCCAGACAGCCCACCAGGAACTTTGGACACAGGCTCCCTGACACTCAGCCTCCAGACTGGATATTCTCCTACCCCAACCAATCCTCCTGCTGGACAGTACACACTCTTCTACCCTTCACCCACCTTGCCCACTCTTGGAGCTCCACCACAGCTCAGGCACCACCCCCTGTTTCCTGA
- the Chrd gene encoding chordin isoform X1: MPSLPAPPARLLLRGLLLLLLGSRPAGGAGPDSPALPIRSEKEPLPVRGAAGCFFGGKVYALDETWHPDLGEPFGVMRCVLCACEAPQWGRRGRGPGRVSCKNIKPQCPTLACRQPRQLPGHCCQTCSQERSNQERHSLGLSSEYPRDPEHRSYSDRRVLGAGERMRTDSHTDFVALLTGPRSPAVARVRVSLLRSSLRFSISYQQLDRPSRVRFSDSSGSVLFEHPAVPTQDGLVCGVWRAMPRLSLRLLRAEQLHVALVTSTHPSGEVWGPLIRHRALAAETFSAILTVDSTRQHGVGGIALLTLSDTEDSLHFLLLFRGMLEPKDGAIAGPTQVPLKLRVLHRGQLLRELQASASAQDPGFAEVLPSLTDQEMDWLVLGELQMVLERVDEPELRISGHVAARQSCDVLQSVLCGADALIPVQTGAAGSASLTLLGNGSLIYQVQVVGTGSEVVAMTLETKPQQKNQRTVLCHMVGLQPGRHMVVGVCPGLGARGAHMLLQNELFLNVGTKDFPDGELRGHVAALSYSGHSALHDTLPVPLAGALILPPVRSQAAGHAWLSLDTHCHLHYEVLLAGLGGSEQGTVTAHLLGPPGVPGPRRLLKGFYGSEAQGVVKDLEPELLRHLEHGTASLLITTKNSPRGELRGQVHVANQCEAGGLRLAAEGSQAPGAPSAVAAVLPAPPAGPGPDIPAPAKASGPGRPRDPNTCFFEGQLRPHGARWAPNYDPLCSLCTCQRRTVICDPVVCPPPSCQHPVQALDQCCPVCPEKQDVRDLPGLPRSTEPGEGCYFDGDRSWRAAGTRWHPIVPPFGLIKCAVCTCKGGTGEVHCEKVQCPRLACAQPVRANPTDCCKQCPAGSGAHAQLGDPMQADGPRGCRFAGQWFPESQSWHPSVPPFGEMSCITCRCGAGVPHCERDDCPLPPSCDSGKESRCCSHCTVQQSAPEIKTTPELEKEAESS; the protein is encoded by the exons ATGCCGAGCCTCCCGGCCCCGCCGGCCCGGCTGCTCCTCCgcgggctgctgctgctgctgctcggcTCCCGGCCGGCCGGTGGCGCCGGCCCCGACTCCCCAGCGCTGCCCATCCGTTCCGAGAAGGAGCCGCTGCCCGTGCGGGGAGCGGCAG GCTGCTTCTTCGGTGGAAAGGTCTATGCCTTGGACGAGACGTGGCACCCGGACCTGGGGGAACCCTTCGGGGTGATGCGCTGCGTGCTGTGCGCCTGTGAGGCG CCTCAGTGGGGTCGCCGCGGGAGGGGCCCTGGCAGGGTCAGCTGCAAGAACATCAAACCCCAGTGCCCCACCCTGGCCTGCAGGCAGCCGCGCCAGCTGCCTGGACACTGCTGCCAGACCTGCTCCCAGG AACGCAGCAACCAGGAGCGGCATTCGCTGGGCCTGTCCTCCGAGTATCCGAGGGACCCAGAGCACCGCAGTTATAGCGACCGCagggtgctgggtgctggggagcgGATGCGAACGGATAGCCACACGG ACTTTGTGGCACTGCTGACAGGGCCCAGGTCCCCGGCAGTGGCCCGGGTTCGAGTCTCGCTGCTGCGCTCTAGTCTCCGCTTCTCCATCTCctaccagca GCTTGATCGCCCCAGCAGGGTCCGGTTCTCAGACTCCTCCGGTAGCGTATTGTTTGAACACCCGGCAGTTCCCACCCAAGATGGCTTG GTCTGTGGGGTATGGCGAGCAATGCCTCGACTGTCTTTGCGGCTCCTTAGGGCAGAGCAGCTACATGTAGCCCTTGTGACATCCACTCACCCTTCAGGAGAGGTCTGGGGGCCTCTTATTCGGCACCGGGCCCTGGCAGCAG AGACCTTTAGTGCCATTTTGACTGTGGACAGCACACGGCAGCACGGTGTTGGAGGCATTGCCCTGCTCACCCTCAGTGACACGGAAGACTCCTTACACTTTCTGCTGCTCTTCCGGGGGATGCTGGAACCCAAGGACGGAG CCATTGCAGGACCCACCCAGGTTCCCTTGAAGCTTCGGGTCCTTCACCGGGGACAGCTACTTCGGGAGCTTCAGGCCAGTGCCTCAGCCCAG GACCCAGGCTTTGCTGAGGTGCTCCCTAGCCTCACAGACCAAGAGATGGACTGGCTGGTGCTGGGGGAGCTGCAGATGGTCCTGGAGAGGGTAGATGAGCCAGAGCTGCGCATCAGTGGACACGTTGCTGCCAGGCAGAGCTGTGATG TGCTGCAAAGTGTCCTGTGTGGAGCTGATGCCCTGATCCCAGTCCAGACAGGTGCTGCAGGCTCAGCCAGCCTCACACTGCTGGGAAATGGCTCCCTGATCTACCAG GTGCAAGTGGTAGGCACAGGTAGTGAGGTGGTGGCTATGACACTGGAGACCAAACCCCAGCAGAAGAACCAGCGTACTGTCCTGTGCCACATGGTGGGACTCCAGCCAGGAAGACACATG GTTGTGGGTGTCTGCCCTGGGCTTGGTGCCCGAGGGGCTCATATGCTGCTGCAGAATGAGCTGTTCCTGAATGTGGGCACCAAGGACTTCCCAGATGGAGAGCTTCGAGGGCATGTGGCTGCCCTTTCTTATAGTGGGCATAGTGCCCTCCATGATA CATTACCCGTGCCCCTGGCAGGAGCCCTGATACTGCCCCCTGTGCGGAGTCAGGCAGCCGGGCATGCCTGGCTCTCCCTGGACACTCACTGCCACTTGCATTATGAGGTGCTgctggctgggcttggtggctcagaACAGGGCACTGTCACCGCTCACCTCCTTGGGCCTCCTGGGGTGCCAGGGCCACGACGGCTGCTGAAGGGATTCTATggctcagag GCCCAGGGTGTGGTAAAGGACCTGGAGCCTGAGCTGCTGCGGCACTTGGAACATGGCACCGCCTCCTTGTTGATCACCACCAAGAACAGCCCCAGAGGGGAGCTGCGTGGGCAG GTGCATGTTGCCAACCAGTGTGAGGCGGGCGGCCTACGCTTGGCTGCTGAGGGAAGCCAGGCCCCAGGGGCTCCAAGTGCAGTGGCAGCCGTGTTACCTGCTCCGCCTGCTGGGCCAGGCCCTGACATCCCAGCACCAGCCAAAGCCAGTGGCCCTGGGAGGCCCCGAGATCCTAACACATGTTTCTTCGAGGGGCAGCTGCGTCCCCATGGAGCTCGCTGGGCACCCAACTATGATCCACTCTGCTCACTGTGCACCTGCCAG AGACGAACTGTGATTTGTGATCCTGTCGTGTGCCCACCGCCAAGCTGCCAGCACCCGGTGCAGGCACTGGATCAATGCTGCCCTGTGTGTCCAG AGAAACAAGATGTCAGAGACTTGCCAGGACTACCAAGGAGCACAGAGCCAGGAGAGG GCTGCTATTTTGATGGTGACCGGAGCTGGCGGGCAGCGGGTACTCGGTGGCACCCCATCGTGCCCCCCTTTGGCTTAATTAAGTGTGCTGTCTGCACCTGCAAG GGGGGCACTGGAGAGGTGCACTGTGAGAAGGTGCAGTGTCCCCGGCTAGCCTGTGCCCAGCCTGTCCGTGCCAACCCCACTGACTGCTGCAAACAGTGTCCAG CAGGGTCTGGGGCTCATGCCCAGCTGGGGGACCCCATGCAGGCTGATGGGCCCCGGGGCTGCCGCTTTGCTGGGCAGTGGTTCCCGGAGAGCCAGAGCTGGCACCCGTCAGTACCCCCCTTTGGGGAAATGAGCTGTATCACCTGTAGATGTGGA GCAGGGGTGCCCCACTGTGAGCGGGATGACTGTCCATTGCCACCATCCTGTGACTCTGGGAAGGAGAGTCGATGCTGCTCCCACTGCACAGTCCAGCAGT CAGCCCCCGAGATTAAGACCACTCCAGAGctggaaaaagaagcagaaagctcCTAA